A single Ptiloglossa arizonensis isolate GNS036 chromosome 2, iyPtiAriz1_principal, whole genome shotgun sequence DNA region contains:
- the Clc-a gene encoding chloride channel protein 2 isoform X1, giving the protein MEKQTTKKELLDETLHYHHPEGSEEEVDREWEEFSRLMAKFRENRRNRPHRPSQAFYPCPPPNADEDQQDFDPFDYINTIMYGRYTKDLGEYAKEEARKLKYHEKVRRKYDKTRAEGLRKSRRGPLCKKLLALLAFAWKHTGARLGEDWVFLALLGVIMALISYAMDRGISMCNNARIWLYQDLTHHPALQYLAWVVLPVCLILFSAGFVHIVAPQSIGSGIPEMKTILRGVALKEYLTFRTLVAKVIGLTATLGSGLPLGKEGPFVHIASIVATLLSKLVTSFQGIYENESRNCEMLAAACAVGVAACFAAPIGGVLFSIEVTTVYFAVRNYWRGFFAAVCGATMFRLLAIWFQREETITAMFATNFTMDFPFDPQELFVFALIGVGSGLGGAFYVWLHRQYVIFMRKNKSMNSFLQKNRFLYPGIVSLLVSSVSFPLGLGQFMAGDLNTHDQVYGLFTNFTWTKQELGVEEMNTVKHWSTAYTDVFTGLLGFVAFTFIFSIISSTVPVPSGIFIPVFKIGAALGRAVGEAMALWFPNGVRYGGIITPIVPGGYATVGAAAFSGAVTHTISVSVIVFEMTGQITHIVPIMIAVLISNAIAALLQPSIYDSIILIKKLPYLPDLLPSSSGMYNVYVEDFMVRDVKYIWHGITYQRLKEILKENRKLRGFPLVDNPDSMILLGSIQRLELIKLIEKHIGRERRLQVAQKWHKEAEERAREEMERQLRDQERTRRPSRFEVIPAPDILKMQRQSVNDLTMSPNNGTGPDHHTYHSPVFGSQPKKSILKKTNSFTLKGFSPLVSPIVTPYTTVTGAESRIRLAFEAIFRKSATLQDVDPDPELGSGSSARRDSQDGMNVPPHTPMLAPSPATSKKVQLPRERVIDMSAEDQKRWEESEMALEVDFSRCHIDPAPFQLVERTSLLKVHSLFSMVGVNHAYVTAIGRLVGVVALKELRKAIEDANAGILPMHQESHIGLSSSSLTKSETDTESKNASTMNSIASVECEKVEKV; this is encoded by the exons ATGTATGGTCGCTACACGAAGGATCTGGGTGAGTACGCAAAGGAAGAGGCACGGAAGCTCAAGTACCACGAGAAAGTGCGACGGAAGTATGACAAGACCAGGGCCGAGGGTCTCCGGAAGTCGAGGAGGGGACCACTGTGCAAGAAGTTGCTCGCGTTGCTGGCCTTCGCTTGGAAACACACCGGAGCAAGACTGGGCGAGGATTGGGTCTTCCTGGCGCTGCTGGGTGTCATCATGGCGCTGATCAGTTACGCCATGGACCGTGGAATATCCATGTGCAACAACG CCAGGATATGGCTGTATCAGGACCTCACGCATCATCCTGCGCTTCAGTACCTGGCCTGGGTGGTGCTACCAGTCTGCCTGATCCTCTTCAGCGCCGGTTTCGTGCACATCGTTGCGCCCCAGAGCATCGGGTCCGGCATTCCGGAAATGAAGACCATCCTGCGCGGTGTAGCACTGAAGGAGTACCTAACTTTCCGCACTCTGGTCGCCAAG GTGATAGGTCTGACCGCGACTCTGGGCTCAGGATTGCCATTGGGCAAGGAAGGTCCCTTCGTCCATATCGCCAGTATAGTGGCCACACTGCTCTCAAAATTGGTCACCAGCTTTCAAGGGATCTACGAGAACGAGAGTAGAAACTGTGAGATGCTGGCCGCTGCCTGCGCGGTAGGTGTGGCCGCATGTTTCGCTGCACCTATCGGTGGTGTCCTCTTCAGCATCGAAGTCACCACGGTGTACTTTGCCGTACGTAATTACTGGCGAGGATTCTTCGCGGCTGTCTGCGGCGCCACGATGTTCCGTTTGCTGGCCATCTGGTTCCAAAGGGAGGAGACGATCACCGCGATGTTCGCGACCAATTTCACCATGGACTTCCCATTCGATCCACAAGAGTTGTTCGTGTTCGCTCTGATCGGCGTTGGCAGCGGTCTCGGTGGTGCTTTCTATGTCTGGTTGCACAGACAGTACGTCATTTTTATGAGGAAGAACAAGAGCATGAACAGCTTTTTGCAGAAGAA TCGTTTTTTATACCCTGGCATCGTTTCCCTGCTGGTGTCATCCGTGTCGTTTCCCTTGGGGTTGGGCCAGTTCATGGCTGGTGACCTCAACACACACGATCAAGTGTACGGTTTGTTTACCAACTTCACCTGGACCAAACAAGAGCTCGGTGTCGAAGAGATGAACACGGTTAAACACTGGTCGACCGCGTACACCGACGTGTTCACAGGACTCCTTGGTTTCGTCGCGTTCACG TTCATCTTTTCCATTATAAGCTCGACCGTTCCCGTGCCATCGGGAATCTTCATCCCTGTGTTCAAGATCGGTGCTGCCCTGGGCAGAGCTGTAGGCGAAGCTATGGCCCTGTGGTTCCCGAACGGTGTTCGTTATGGCGGCATCATAACCCCGATTGTACCAG GTGGTTACGCTACCGTCGGTGCAGCTGCATTCTCCGGTGCAGTGACCCACACAATCTCCGTCAGCGTTATCGTCTTCGAGATGACCGGTCAAATCACTCACATCGTTCCTATCATGATAGCAGTGTTGATCAGCAACGCGATCGCCGCTCTACTTCAGCCTAGCATATACGACAGCATCATTCTTATCAAAAAGTTGCCATATTTGCCGGATCTGTTGCCCTCCAGTTCGG GGATGTACAACGTTTACGTCGAGGACTTCATGGTACGGGACGTGAAGTACATCTGGCACGGTATCACCTATCAGAGATTGAAGGAGATCTTGAAGGAGAACCGCAAACTTCGTGGCTTTCCCCTGGTTGACAATCCGGACTCGATGATTCTGCTTGGCTCCATACAGAGGCTGGAGTTGATCAAACTAATCGAGAAGCACATAGGACGTGAAAGGAGGCTACAG GTAGCACAAAAGTGGCACAAAGAAGCGGAAGAAAGAGCCCGAGAGGAAATGGAACGACAACTGAGAGACCAAGAGAGGACGAGGAGACCGTCCAGGTTCGAGGTGATACCAGCGCCGGATATTCTCAAAATGCAGAGGCAAAGTGTTAACGATCTAACGATGTCACCAAACAACGGCACCGGTCCCGATCAT CACACCTACCACTCGCCGGTGTTCGGCTCGCAGCCGAAGAAATCGATCCTGAAGAAAACCAATTCCTTCACGTTGAAAGGATTCAGCCCGTTGGTCAGCCCGATCGTCACACCGTACACCACGGTCACCGGAGCGGAGAGCAG GATACGTTTGGCCTTCGAAGCgatctttcgcaagtctgccacCTTGCAGGACGTGGACCCCGACCCGGAGCTAGGATCTGGAAGCAGTGCGAGACGTGACAGCCAGGACGGCATGAACGTGCCACCTCACACGCCCATGTTGGCACCGAGTCCCGCAACCTCGAAAAAAGTGCAACTG CCCCGGGAGAGAGTGATAGACATGTCCGCGGAGGATCAGAAACGATGGGAGGAGAGCGAAATGGCATTGGAGGTCGACTTCTCCAGGTGTCACATAGATCCAGCACCGTTCCAGCTGGTCGAGAGGACATCGCTGCTGAAGGTGCACAGCCTCTTCAGCATGGTGGGAGTGAATCACGCTTACGTGACAGCTATCGGGAGGTTGGTCGGAGTTGTCGCGTTGAAAGAG CTAAGGAAAGCGATAGAGGACGCGAATGCCGGAATCTTGCCAATGCATCAAGAGTCCCATATCGGTTTGTCCAGCTCCAGCCTCACGAAGAGCGAGACGGACACCGAGAGCAAGAACGCCAGCACGATGAACTCCATTGCTTCCGTTGAGTGCGAGAAAGTGGAAAAAGTCTGA
- the Clc-a gene encoding chloride channel protein 2 isoform X6, with protein MYGRYTKDLGEYAKEEARKLKYHEKVRRKYDKTRAEGLRKSRRGPLCKKLLALLAFAWKHTGARLGEDWVFLALLGVIMALISYAMDRGISMCNNARIWLYQDLTHHPALQYLAWVVLPVCLILFSAGFVHIVAPQSIGSGIPEMKTILRGVALKEYLTFRTLVAKVIGLTATLGSGLPLGKEGPFVHIASIVATLLSKLVTSFQGIYENESRNCEMLAAACAVGVAACFAAPIGGVLFSIEVTTVYFAVRNYWRGFFAAVCGATMFRLLAIWFQREETITAMFATNFTMDFPFDPQELFVFALIGVGSGLGGAFYVWLHRQYVIFMRKNKSMNSFLQKNRFLYPGIVSLLVSSVSFPLGLGQFMAGDLNTHDQVYGLFTNFTWTKQELGVEEMNTVKHWSTAYTDVFTGLLGFVAFTFIFSIISSTVPVPSGIFIPVFKIGAALGRAVGEAMALWFPNGVRYGGIITPIVPGGYATVGAAAFSGAVTHTISVSVIVFEMTGQITHIVPIMIAVLISNAIAALLQPSIYDSIILIKKLPYLPDLLPSSSGMYNVYVEDFMVRDVKYIWHGITYQRLKEILKENRKLRGFPLVDNPDSMILLGSIQRLELIKLIEKHIGRERRLQVAQKWHKEAEERAREEMERQLRDQERTRRPSRFEVIPAPDILKMQRQSVNDLTMSPNNGTGPDHHTYHSPVFGSQPKKSILKKTNSFTLKGFSPLVSPIVTPYTTVTGAESRIRLAFEAIFRKSATLQDVDPDPELGSGSSARRDSQDGMNVPPHTPMLAPSPATSKKVQLPRERVIDMSAEDQKRWEESEMALEVDFSRCHIDPAPFQLVERTSLLKVHSLFSMVGVNHAYVTAIGRLVGVVALKELRKAIEDANAGILPMHQESHIGLSSSSLTKSETDTESKNASTMNSIASVECEKVEKV; from the exons ATGTATGGTCGCTACACGAAGGATCTGGGTGAGTACGCAAAGGAAGAGGCACGGAAGCTCAAGTACCACGAGAAAGTGCGACGGAAGTATGACAAGACCAGGGCCGAGGGTCTCCGGAAGTCGAGGAGGGGACCACTGTGCAAGAAGTTGCTCGCGTTGCTGGCCTTCGCTTGGAAACACACCGGAGCAAGACTGGGCGAGGATTGGGTCTTCCTGGCGCTGCTGGGTGTCATCATGGCGCTGATCAGTTACGCCATGGACCGTGGAATATCCATGTGCAACAACG CCAGGATATGGCTGTATCAGGACCTCACGCATCATCCTGCGCTTCAGTACCTGGCCTGGGTGGTGCTACCAGTCTGCCTGATCCTCTTCAGCGCCGGTTTCGTGCACATCGTTGCGCCCCAGAGCATCGGGTCCGGCATTCCGGAAATGAAGACCATCCTGCGCGGTGTAGCACTGAAGGAGTACCTAACTTTCCGCACTCTGGTCGCCAAG GTGATAGGTCTGACCGCGACTCTGGGCTCAGGATTGCCATTGGGCAAGGAAGGTCCCTTCGTCCATATCGCCAGTATAGTGGCCACACTGCTCTCAAAATTGGTCACCAGCTTTCAAGGGATCTACGAGAACGAGAGTAGAAACTGTGAGATGCTGGCCGCTGCCTGCGCGGTAGGTGTGGCCGCATGTTTCGCTGCACCTATCGGTGGTGTCCTCTTCAGCATCGAAGTCACCACGGTGTACTTTGCCGTACGTAATTACTGGCGAGGATTCTTCGCGGCTGTCTGCGGCGCCACGATGTTCCGTTTGCTGGCCATCTGGTTCCAAAGGGAGGAGACGATCACCGCGATGTTCGCGACCAATTTCACCATGGACTTCCCATTCGATCCACAAGAGTTGTTCGTGTTCGCTCTGATCGGCGTTGGCAGCGGTCTCGGTGGTGCTTTCTATGTCTGGTTGCACAGACAGTACGTCATTTTTATGAGGAAGAACAAGAGCATGAACAGCTTTTTGCAGAAGAA TCGTTTTTTATACCCTGGCATCGTTTCCCTGCTGGTGTCATCCGTGTCGTTTCCCTTGGGGTTGGGCCAGTTCATGGCTGGTGACCTCAACACACACGATCAAGTGTACGGTTTGTTTACCAACTTCACCTGGACCAAACAAGAGCTCGGTGTCGAAGAGATGAACACGGTTAAACACTGGTCGACCGCGTACACCGACGTGTTCACAGGACTCCTTGGTTTCGTCGCGTTCACG TTCATCTTTTCCATTATAAGCTCGACCGTTCCCGTGCCATCGGGAATCTTCATCCCTGTGTTCAAGATCGGTGCTGCCCTGGGCAGAGCTGTAGGCGAAGCTATGGCCCTGTGGTTCCCGAACGGTGTTCGTTATGGCGGCATCATAACCCCGATTGTACCAG GTGGTTACGCTACCGTCGGTGCAGCTGCATTCTCCGGTGCAGTGACCCACACAATCTCCGTCAGCGTTATCGTCTTCGAGATGACCGGTCAAATCACTCACATCGTTCCTATCATGATAGCAGTGTTGATCAGCAACGCGATCGCCGCTCTACTTCAGCCTAGCATATACGACAGCATCATTCTTATCAAAAAGTTGCCATATTTGCCGGATCTGTTGCCCTCCAGTTCGG GGATGTACAACGTTTACGTCGAGGACTTCATGGTACGGGACGTGAAGTACATCTGGCACGGTATCACCTATCAGAGATTGAAGGAGATCTTGAAGGAGAACCGCAAACTTCGTGGCTTTCCCCTGGTTGACAATCCGGACTCGATGATTCTGCTTGGCTCCATACAGAGGCTGGAGTTGATCAAACTAATCGAGAAGCACATAGGACGTGAAAGGAGGCTACAG GTAGCACAAAAGTGGCACAAAGAAGCGGAAGAAAGAGCCCGAGAGGAAATGGAACGACAACTGAGAGACCAAGAGAGGACGAGGAGACCGTCCAGGTTCGAGGTGATACCAGCGCCGGATATTCTCAAAATGCAGAGGCAAAGTGTTAACGATCTAACGATGTCACCAAACAACGGCACCGGTCCCGATCAT CACACCTACCACTCGCCGGTGTTCGGCTCGCAGCCGAAGAAATCGATCCTGAAGAAAACCAATTCCTTCACGTTGAAAGGATTCAGCCCGTTGGTCAGCCCGATCGTCACACCGTACACCACGGTCACCGGAGCGGAGAGCAG GATACGTTTGGCCTTCGAAGCgatctttcgcaagtctgccacCTTGCAGGACGTGGACCCCGACCCGGAGCTAGGATCTGGAAGCAGTGCGAGACGTGACAGCCAGGACGGCATGAACGTGCCACCTCACACGCCCATGTTGGCACCGAGTCCCGCAACCTCGAAAAAAGTGCAACTG CCCCGGGAGAGAGTGATAGACATGTCCGCGGAGGATCAGAAACGATGGGAGGAGAGCGAAATGGCATTGGAGGTCGACTTCTCCAGGTGTCACATAGATCCAGCACCGTTCCAGCTGGTCGAGAGGACATCGCTGCTGAAGGTGCACAGCCTCTTCAGCATGGTGGGAGTGAATCACGCTTACGTGACAGCTATCGGGAGGTTGGTCGGAGTTGTCGCGTTGAAAGAG CTAAGGAAAGCGATAGAGGACGCGAATGCCGGAATCTTGCCAATGCATCAAGAGTCCCATATCGGTTTGTCCAGCTCCAGCCTCACGAAGAGCGAGACGGACACCGAGAGCAAGAACGCCAGCACGATGAACTCCATTGCTTCCGTTGAGTGCGAGAAAGTGGAAAAAGTCTGA
- the Clc-a gene encoding chloride channel protein 2 isoform X4 gives MPAFALNRAYFVCNDEYPMYGRYTKDLGEYAKEEARKLKYHEKVRRKYDKTRAEGLRKSRRGPLCKKLLALLAFAWKHTGARLGEDWVFLALLGVIMALISYAMDRGISMCNNARIWLYQDLTHHPALQYLAWVVLPVCLILFSAGFVHIVAPQSIGSGIPEMKTILRGVALKEYLTFRTLVAKVIGLTATLGSGLPLGKEGPFVHIASIVATLLSKLVTSFQGIYENESRNCEMLAAACAVGVAACFAAPIGGVLFSIEVTTVYFAVRNYWRGFFAAVCGATMFRLLAIWFQREETITAMFATNFTMDFPFDPQELFVFALIGVGSGLGGAFYVWLHRQYVIFMRKNKSMNSFLQKNRFLYPGIVSLLVSSVSFPLGLGQFMAGDLNTHDQVYGLFTNFTWTKQELGVEEMNTVKHWSTAYTDVFTGLLGFVAFTFIFSIISSTVPVPSGIFIPVFKIGAALGRAVGEAMALWFPNGVRYGGIITPIVPGGYATVGAAAFSGAVTHTISVSVIVFEMTGQITHIVPIMIAVLISNAIAALLQPSIYDSIILIKKLPYLPDLLPSSSGMYNVYVEDFMVRDVKYIWHGITYQRLKEILKENRKLRGFPLVDNPDSMILLGSIQRLELIKLIEKHIGRERRLQVAQKWHKEAEERAREEMERQLRDQERTRRPSRFEVIPAPDILKMQRQSVNDLTMSPNNGTGPDHHTYHSPVFGSQPKKSILKKTNSFTLKGFSPLVSPIVTPYTTVTGAESRIRLAFEAIFRKSATLQDVDPDPELGSGSSARRDSQDGMNVPPHTPMLAPSPATSKKVQLPRERVIDMSAEDQKRWEESEMALEVDFSRCHIDPAPFQLVERTSLLKVHSLFSMVGVNHAYVTAIGRLVGVVALKELRKAIEDANAGILPMHQESHIGLSSSSLTKSETDTESKNASTMNSIASVECEKVEKV, from the exons ATGTATGGTCGCTACACGAAGGATCTGGGTGAGTACGCAAAGGAAGAGGCACGGAAGCTCAAGTACCACGAGAAAGTGCGACGGAAGTATGACAAGACCAGGGCCGAGGGTCTCCGGAAGTCGAGGAGGGGACCACTGTGCAAGAAGTTGCTCGCGTTGCTGGCCTTCGCTTGGAAACACACCGGAGCAAGACTGGGCGAGGATTGGGTCTTCCTGGCGCTGCTGGGTGTCATCATGGCGCTGATCAGTTACGCCATGGACCGTGGAATATCCATGTGCAACAACG CCAGGATATGGCTGTATCAGGACCTCACGCATCATCCTGCGCTTCAGTACCTGGCCTGGGTGGTGCTACCAGTCTGCCTGATCCTCTTCAGCGCCGGTTTCGTGCACATCGTTGCGCCCCAGAGCATCGGGTCCGGCATTCCGGAAATGAAGACCATCCTGCGCGGTGTAGCACTGAAGGAGTACCTAACTTTCCGCACTCTGGTCGCCAAG GTGATAGGTCTGACCGCGACTCTGGGCTCAGGATTGCCATTGGGCAAGGAAGGTCCCTTCGTCCATATCGCCAGTATAGTGGCCACACTGCTCTCAAAATTGGTCACCAGCTTTCAAGGGATCTACGAGAACGAGAGTAGAAACTGTGAGATGCTGGCCGCTGCCTGCGCGGTAGGTGTGGCCGCATGTTTCGCTGCACCTATCGGTGGTGTCCTCTTCAGCATCGAAGTCACCACGGTGTACTTTGCCGTACGTAATTACTGGCGAGGATTCTTCGCGGCTGTCTGCGGCGCCACGATGTTCCGTTTGCTGGCCATCTGGTTCCAAAGGGAGGAGACGATCACCGCGATGTTCGCGACCAATTTCACCATGGACTTCCCATTCGATCCACAAGAGTTGTTCGTGTTCGCTCTGATCGGCGTTGGCAGCGGTCTCGGTGGTGCTTTCTATGTCTGGTTGCACAGACAGTACGTCATTTTTATGAGGAAGAACAAGAGCATGAACAGCTTTTTGCAGAAGAA TCGTTTTTTATACCCTGGCATCGTTTCCCTGCTGGTGTCATCCGTGTCGTTTCCCTTGGGGTTGGGCCAGTTCATGGCTGGTGACCTCAACACACACGATCAAGTGTACGGTTTGTTTACCAACTTCACCTGGACCAAACAAGAGCTCGGTGTCGAAGAGATGAACACGGTTAAACACTGGTCGACCGCGTACACCGACGTGTTCACAGGACTCCTTGGTTTCGTCGCGTTCACG TTCATCTTTTCCATTATAAGCTCGACCGTTCCCGTGCCATCGGGAATCTTCATCCCTGTGTTCAAGATCGGTGCTGCCCTGGGCAGAGCTGTAGGCGAAGCTATGGCCCTGTGGTTCCCGAACGGTGTTCGTTATGGCGGCATCATAACCCCGATTGTACCAG GTGGTTACGCTACCGTCGGTGCAGCTGCATTCTCCGGTGCAGTGACCCACACAATCTCCGTCAGCGTTATCGTCTTCGAGATGACCGGTCAAATCACTCACATCGTTCCTATCATGATAGCAGTGTTGATCAGCAACGCGATCGCCGCTCTACTTCAGCCTAGCATATACGACAGCATCATTCTTATCAAAAAGTTGCCATATTTGCCGGATCTGTTGCCCTCCAGTTCGG GGATGTACAACGTTTACGTCGAGGACTTCATGGTACGGGACGTGAAGTACATCTGGCACGGTATCACCTATCAGAGATTGAAGGAGATCTTGAAGGAGAACCGCAAACTTCGTGGCTTTCCCCTGGTTGACAATCCGGACTCGATGATTCTGCTTGGCTCCATACAGAGGCTGGAGTTGATCAAACTAATCGAGAAGCACATAGGACGTGAAAGGAGGCTACAG GTAGCACAAAAGTGGCACAAAGAAGCGGAAGAAAGAGCCCGAGAGGAAATGGAACGACAACTGAGAGACCAAGAGAGGACGAGGAGACCGTCCAGGTTCGAGGTGATACCAGCGCCGGATATTCTCAAAATGCAGAGGCAAAGTGTTAACGATCTAACGATGTCACCAAACAACGGCACCGGTCCCGATCAT CACACCTACCACTCGCCGGTGTTCGGCTCGCAGCCGAAGAAATCGATCCTGAAGAAAACCAATTCCTTCACGTTGAAAGGATTCAGCCCGTTGGTCAGCCCGATCGTCACACCGTACACCACGGTCACCGGAGCGGAGAGCAG GATACGTTTGGCCTTCGAAGCgatctttcgcaagtctgccacCTTGCAGGACGTGGACCCCGACCCGGAGCTAGGATCTGGAAGCAGTGCGAGACGTGACAGCCAGGACGGCATGAACGTGCCACCTCACACGCCCATGTTGGCACCGAGTCCCGCAACCTCGAAAAAAGTGCAACTG CCCCGGGAGAGAGTGATAGACATGTCCGCGGAGGATCAGAAACGATGGGAGGAGAGCGAAATGGCATTGGAGGTCGACTTCTCCAGGTGTCACATAGATCCAGCACCGTTCCAGCTGGTCGAGAGGACATCGCTGCTGAAGGTGCACAGCCTCTTCAGCATGGTGGGAGTGAATCACGCTTACGTGACAGCTATCGGGAGGTTGGTCGGAGTTGTCGCGTTGAAAGAG CTAAGGAAAGCGATAGAGGACGCGAATGCCGGAATCTTGCCAATGCATCAAGAGTCCCATATCGGTTTGTCCAGCTCCAGCCTCACGAAGAGCGAGACGGACACCGAGAGCAAGAACGCCAGCACGATGAACTCCATTGCTTCCGTTGAGTGCGAGAAAGTGGAAAAAGTCTGA